In Deinococcus maricopensis DSM 21211, one genomic interval encodes:
- a CDS encoding DinB family protein, with translation MHPDLSSALAGAVHANIATNDAVCAALTPAMMDAVTPGGGYTVAQHLAHMAASTKHWLAELDDAAGAPLPDLYDLAPDGTPVVHTDPVRAGVVLRETWQATLDAVTRAPDRGALPHPSATQFLMHMLVHDAHHRGQLLLALKAAGHPLPDDAAMWRDSWRGGA, from the coding sequence ATGCACCCTGACCTTTCCAGCGCGCTCGCCGGCGCCGTCCACGCGAACATTGCCACGAACGATGCGGTGTGCGCGGCCCTCACGCCCGCCATGATGGACGCCGTCACGCCCGGCGGGGGGTACACCGTCGCGCAGCACCTCGCGCACATGGCAGCGTCCACGAAACACTGGCTGGCGGAACTGGACGACGCGGCGGGCGCGCCCCTGCCGGACCTGTACGACCTCGCGCCGGACGGCACGCCCGTCGTGCACACCGACCCGGTCCGCGCGGGCGTGGTGCTGCGTGAGACGTGGCAGGCCACGCTGGACGCCGTGACACGCGCGCCGGACCGGGGGGCGCTGCCGCACCCGAGCGCCACGCAGTTCCTGATGCACATGCTGGTGCACGACGCGCACCACCGCGGGCAGCTGCTGCTGGCCCTGAAGGCCGCCGGGCACCCCCTGCCGGATGACGCGGCGATGTGGCGCGACTCCTGGCGGGGAGGGGCATGA